A section of the Salvelinus sp. IW2-2015 linkage group LG7, ASM291031v2, whole genome shotgun sequence genome encodes:
- the LOC111966194 gene encoding LOW QUALITY PROTEIN: rhodopsin-like (The sequence of the model RefSeq protein was modified relative to this genomic sequence to represent the inferred CDS: substituted 1 base at 1 genomic stop codon) — protein sequence MNGTEGPNFYVPMSNKTGVVRSPFEHPQYYLAAPWKYSLLAAYMIFLIITAFPVNFLTLYVTVQHKKLRTPLNYILLNLAVADLFMVVGGFTVTLATALQGYFFLGVTGCNVEGFFATMGGEIALWSLVVLAIERYIVVCKPMTNFRFNERHAIVGVAVTWIMSLTCALPPLCGWSRYIPEGMQCSCGIDYYTPTPELGNTSFVIXMFTLHFSIPLVIIGFCYGRLLCTVRAAAALQQESETTQRAEKEVTRMVIVMVISYLVCWLPYATVAWYIFANQGTNFGPVMMTIPAFFAKSAALYNPIIYILLNRQFRNCMLTIVCCGKSPFGEEETSTASSKTQASSISASQVAPA from the exons ATGAACGGCACAGAGGGCCCAAACTTCTACGTGCCCATGTCTAACAAGACAGGGGTGGTGAGGAGCCCCTTTGAGCACCCTCAGTACTACCTAGCTGCACCCTGGAAGTACTCGCTCCTCGCTGCCTACATGATCTTTCTCATCATCACAGCCTTCCCCGTCAACTTCCTTACGCTCTATGTCACGGTGCAGCACAAGAAGCTGCGGACCCCCTTGAACTACATCCTGTTGAATCTGGCTGTGGCTGACCTCTTCATGGTGGTGGGGGGCTTCACRGTGACTCTCGCAACAGCCCTACAGGGCTACTTCTTCCTGGGGGTCACCGGCTGTAACGTTGAAGGATTCTTTGCCACTATGGGAG GGGAGATCGCCCTTTGGTCTCTGGTGGTATTGGCCATCGAGCGCTATATCGTGGTGTGTAAACCAATGACCAACTTCCGCTTCAATGAGAGGCACGCCATTGTGGGCGTGGCCGTCACCTGGATCATGTCTCTCACCTGTGCTCTACCTCCATTGTGTGGCTGGTCCAG GTACATCCCAGAGGGCATGCAGTGTTCCTGTGGGATTGACTACTACACCCCGACGCCTGAGCTGGGAAACACCTCCTTTGTCATCTARATGTTCACCCTCCACTTCTCCATCCCTCTGGTCATCATCGGCTTCTGCTACGGCCGTCTGCTCTGCACCGTCCGCGCG GCGGCAGCCCTGCAGCAGGAGTCAGAGACCACTCAGAGGGCAGAGAAGGAAGTGACCCGTATGGTGATCGTCATGGTCATCTCGTATCTGGTGTGCTGGCTGCCCTATGCCACCGTGGCCTGGTACATCTTTGCCAATCAGGGCACCAACTTTGGCCCTGTCATGATGACCATCCCAGCCTTCTTTGCCAAGAGTGCTGCCCTCTACAACCCAATAATCTATATTCTACTCAACAGACAG ttCAGGAACTGCATGTTGACCATAGTGTGTTGCGGGAAGAGCCCATTCGGTGAGGAGGAGACCTCCACCGCCTCCTCCAAAACACAGGCCTCCTCCATCTCCGCCAGCCAGGTGGCTCCTGCCTGA